Below is a window of Prosthecobacter algae DNA.
TCCGCACAACGATCAACGGCGCATGGTGGAACTGCTATTCTTTCCAACCGGGGGCGGCAAGACGGAAGCGTATCTGGGCCTAGCTGCCTTCCAACTCCTGCACCGGCGGCTGACTTACCCCGGCATCCGCTCCGCCGGAGTGAGTGTGCTGATGCGCTACACGCTGCGGCTGCTAACGCTGGACCAGCTAGGCCGCGCCGCCGCACTGATCTGTGCCCTAGAACTGGAACGGCGGAAAGATCCCGCCACTCTGGGCACATGGCCCTTTGAGATCGGGCTCTGGGTGGGCTCCGGCGCGACCCCGAATCGTCTGGGCCACCAGGGCTACAGCGGGCCAGGGAAGGATGACACGGCCTACATCAAGACCAAACGTTTCCGTGAAAATGACCTGGCCAATCCTGCGCCCATCCCGCTGGAAAGCTGTCCGTGGTGTGAGACGCGATTTGGCAAAACCAGCTTCCGCATGGTGCCGACCGAAAAAGCACCAACGAACCTCCAAATCACCTGCCACAACTATGAGTGTCAGTTTTCCCAAGGCACGGGATTGCCCATCCTGACTGTGGACGAAACAATCTACCGACGACTACCAGCCTTCCTGATCGCCACGGTGGATAAGTTCGCCGCGCTGCCCTGGGAAGGGCGTGCAGGGGCGCTACTGGGACGCGTTAACTACTATGACGCGCTTGGCTTCTACGGCCCGATGGACGCCCCCAAGGGCACCAAAATGGAAGACGTGCTGCCAGGGCCGGACCTGATCATCCAAGATGAACTTCACCTCATCTCCGGTCCGCTGGGCACCATCGCCGGGGTCTATGAGGTCGCCATCGAGAAGCTGTGCGAGCGCTTCTCCATCGACGGCCAGAAGGTGCGGGTGCCAAAGATCATCGCCTCCACCGCCACGGTGCGACGGGCGAACCGGCAGATTCAGGCGCTCTTTGGCAGGCCAACGACGCGCATTTTCCCCTCGCCAGGGACCAGCCGACACGATTCGTTTTTCGCCAAGACGGTCGCAATCAACCCCGAGGACGGCCAGACCAACGGGCGGCTGTATCTGGGAGTGGCAGCCCAAGGACGCAGCTTGAAGAAGGTGTTCCTGCGGGTGGCGCTGGCGATCATGAGCCGGACGCAGACGCTTTATTCCGGCAGCGATCCCGAGGCGAAAGCCTGCGCCGATCCTTACATGACGCTGCTTGGCTACTTCAACAGTCTGCGAGAGCTGGGTGGTAGCAGGCGCATCGTGGAGGATGAAGTGCTGATGCAACTGGACCGCTTCGCTAACCGCCAGCGGTTGGAGCCCGCTGATCCGATTTTCTCGAACCGGAGTATCGACATGAGCCAGATCCGCGAGCTAACCTCCCGAGTCTCCACCAAGGACATCGCCGCGACGAAGGAGAAAATGGGCAAGCCGCACTCCGATGGAGAAGGCTGCGATGTGGTATTGGCGACGAACATGATTTCCGTGGGTCTGGACGTGACCCGTCTGGGCCTGATGCTGGTTCTGGGGCAGCCGAAAGGCAGCTCCGAATACATCCAGGCGACCAGCCGCGTGGGACGTGAGGTGACGCGCCCTGGCCTGGTGATCACCCTGTTGAATCCGCACAAGCCAAGGGACAGATCTCACTTTGAGCAGTTCCAGCTTTATCACCAGTCGTTCTATCGGTCCGTGGAAGCTACGAGCGTCACGCCCTTTTCCCCCAGAGCACTGGACCGCGCTCTCGGGGCGGCAATGGTGGGTATGATCCGCCATGCGGTGGAGAGCATGACACCGGCTCTCGGGGCGCAGCGCATCCTCTCCCCGGAGCTCAATGCCCGGCTGGAACAATTCTGCCAGCTCATGGCGGAGCGTGCGCGTGATCACCGACCTGACGACCTGCCATCCATGCCCGCCTCCCAGGTGTATCATTATGTCCTGAACCGCTGCCGGGTGATGGTGGATGACTGGAAGGCTATCGCAACGGAATGGCGTAACCAGCACAACTCTAGCATTCAATACCAGCGTGAGGATCGCCAAAGCGGTGCGGCGGCTCTGCTTCATGACTTTCTGGATACGGCGGTGGAGAACCTGCCAGAGCAGTTCCGCAAGTTCCGGGCTAACCGCTCTATGCGTGATGTGGAGACGAGCACGGAGCTTTCCGTGAAGGAACTCAATGAGCCGATCACGGGAGGCATCCACGCCGCTCCCGTTCCCGCCCAACCAAACGCTTAACCCGCATGTCCATTCAGCAACTTCGCTCAAGCCAACTCATCACCACCTTCGGCACCGGGGCCATGGTGGACCTGCCAGATGCGGCGGTCATCATCAGCGGTCCTGACCATTGGACCTACCGGGAGGATCAAATTGCCGATCACTTGATCCGCGAACCTCGGCTGAGCAAACGCGTGGCAGAGTATCTCAACCAAGCCTTCGGCCACACGCTGTCTGACGTGGAACTGCGCCGGCCACCGCGCATGAGGGAATCCTTCCAATACACCGGGGCGACGCCACTGGTGACAGGTTGGAAATTCCCAGAGTGGTATGTGGTGCAGAAAATCGAAGATCGCCAGGGAGCTAAGGGCAGACGATTGGTAGGCAAGCATCTGCTGGAGAGGAACGGCGACTACCGCGACCAACAGGGGAAGAGTCACAAGGTGGTGCCCATACGATTCGTGCGGGCGTGTGAAAGCGGACATGTGGATGACATCGACTGGCTAGCCTTCGTACATCACAAAACCTCACGGAACTGTCCGAAGGCCATGCAGGGATTGTATCTCGTGGAGCGGGGCAACTCCGGCGCGCTGTCGGACATTGTGATCAGTTGTGAATGCGGAGAGAGCCGGACCCTGGCCGCCGCGCAGAAGGACCAGCATTCCCTGGGAAGCTGTACCGGCAGGCGACCCTGGCTCGGGCCGCTCAGCCGGGAACAATGCGGACGGGTATCCAGGCTCCTCGTGCGCAGTGCCAGCAACGCCTACTTCCCTCAGCTCTACTCGGTGATCTCGATCCCCGAGCGGTCATCAGCCTTGGCGACAGTGTTGCGGAAGTTTGAGGCCGACCTCCAAATCGTCACGAGCGTGGAAATCCTGGCGATGGCAAGGCTGATGAACGGCGCGCTCAACGCGAGCTTGGGAGGCAGATCCAATCAGGAGGTCTTCGAAGCGCTCGAACTGCTGCGGTCCAATGCTTCCCAGCAGGATATGAGCGCAAAGACCCTAGAGTTCGCCGCCATCACCGGACCGGTGGAGCCGATGGAAAACGACCAGCATGACGGTGACTTCCTTATCCGCCACCTGCCGCCTGAGTTGTGGCAGGATGATGCCTTGCTCGCAGAATGCCTTCAGCAGGTGGTGCTGGTGGACAGGTTGCGCGAAGTCGTCGCGCAGGTTGGCTTCACCCGCTTCGAGTCCGCAGGCAAACGCCTGGATGGAGAACTCGACATGGATCTCAACATCACTCCGGCCCCGCTGGCGAAGGATAAGATCAATATCATCCCGGCCTTCGAGAACCGAGGTGAAGGCTTTTTCCTCCACTTTTCTCCGGAACGAATCAACGCCTGGATGGCGCGGAAGCCTGTCCAAGAACGAGCAGAAATTCTGCGGGCCGGATACGCTTTGCACGCGGAGGCCAAACAACGCGATCCAAATCAGTTTCATGGAGTGGCCTATTACTTCCTTCACACCTTCTCCCACCTGATTCTTCAGCGTATTTCCCTGGAATGCGGATACCCGGCGAGTTCCATCAAAGAGCGCATTTACTGCAACCAGGCGCTTGGGCACTATGGCATCCTGCTTTACACCGGCACTTCGGATGCCGAAGGCACACTGGGGGGCCTAGTAGAAGCCGCGAAATGCATTCGTGGCATCTTCCGTTCCACGCTCGAAAGCGCAGCCATATGCTCTGCTGACCCGGTCTGCTCCAACGCCAAGCCCCAACCGAACAATCCCAACCATCTGCTCCTGGGCAGCGCCTGCCATTGCTGCACCCACCTGCCGGAAACTTGTTGTGAGCAGATGAATCAATACCTCGACCGTGCGCTCGTCATCCCCACTCTGGAAGACCTCGGCTGTGAGTTCTTTTCTTCCCAAGCATTATGAACCCATTCGTTGAACTGAGCCTCAGTCAGTTGGAGTCCCTCCGTTCAGCCTTTCAGAATGGAGCGCTCAAATATGGTGCCAATGCCGAAGGCCTCCGTCAGCAAACGCTCTCTGCCAAACAAGCGCAGCACTTGGACAAGTATCTGAAGGAGCGAGAGCTATCACCTGCTGCCTCCATCGCGATCATTGAAGCGATCCTGCAAACTCGTGAAGGCGCGAGTAATCTGGCTCTCGCACAAACCCTAGTGGTGACCGGCCCCGAGATCGAAAACACAGAGATCCTCAAGACGGGCTCAAGATTCATCGAAGTGGTGCAACATGCCCGCCGTGAGCTGATGCTGGCCACTTTCGCGCTCTACCAGGGGGACCAGATCCTTGCACCCATCTACCAAGCGATGGTTCAGAACCCCAAACTCAACGTGACTCTGATCCTCAACGTGCCCCGGAAATACGGAGACACCACGCTCACAGAGCAAGTGATCGAAGCCTACCGCCGAGATTTCCTGACTAAGCATTGGCCATGGGAGATTCGCCCAAAAGTTTATCACTTCCCAGCATCCCTACACCTCAAAGCCAGTGACAGGGCTTCCATGCATTGCAAGTTCGTCCTCGCTGACGAAGAGCGCTGCTTCGTCACCTCAGCCAATTTCACCGAAGCCGCCCAGAAGAAGAACATTGAAGTGGGAATTGAACTTTCCGGTTCCTATGAGCCCAAGGCTCTGAGCACTTACTTCAAAGCTTTGATTCAAGGTGAAATTCTTGCTCGTTTGATTTGATCGACTTCGACATGAGCGCAAGCTTTGCTCTTGGAGCCGACGGCATGAAAGTAATGCCCAAGCTCTGCGACGCAGTCCTCCACCACTTCACGAGCACGGACATTGTCATCAATGACAAGGGCGAGCAGTTTCATTTCATAGCATTTTGTGGTGAGCCAACCGCAAGTGGATCGAGCTTCAGTTCAAACCTCATTGCGGCTCCTGCCCCGGTTCTGCCCACCAACCCCTTTTGTTCGAGAGGTCCCATCTCCTTGTCCAGGGCATCCAGTCTGATATTGAGCCGTTGCCCAAGCATTTTTCTGGTCAGCAATCTGTCCCGTCGCAGTTCACGGAGTGCGGCAATCTGTTTCTGCGTGAACTTTTTCTTTTCTGCCTCCTCGGCATCAGGGCCTCCATCGCGGACGCGGATTTTCGGTCCGAACGCGTAGCCCTTGTCGCGGTTGGTGATGATGTCGCTTCCTCCGCATTCCAGGTGTTGCTTTTCTTTCAGAATCCTTTGAGCCGCCTCGCGAATCTGCCGCACCGCGTCAGCGGCCGCCTTCTGCCCGTTGTCATGAATTCCGAGAGCATGCTTTCCAATGTAGTTTCCGTCGTAGGCTTTCCGGTCAGCGGTCAGCGTCTTGTGCTTGAGCAAATCAAGAACCTTGCGCGTCTGCGTCGAGTTAGCCGGCCCCGACAACTTGTGACCGGATAACTCGACGCGGTCAGGATAGAAATCGAGGAACACCTCTCGCAAGGGTTGGCAAGGCCTGTCGCTTTTTGTGACCGGATCACTCTTCTCGGCACAGGCATCCCTGGCCGGGTGCTTCTCCAATGCAGTCCGTATCTTCTTTTCCAGCGGATGCTTTTCCCCAAAGGGCTTGCCAACAAAATCCTCGGCTCCCTCCTTCAGTAACTCCACGGCAAGGTGGTAGGAGTCGATGTCATTTGCGGTCATGACAACAACAGGCGTCAGAGAATGGCCAAGCTCACCTTTGATTTTGTGGAGGAGATTGCGCCCGTATTCGCGATCAGGCCGCCCTTTGTAGGCTACCGGGATAGCCAGATCCAGCAGGATGTAATCATAGGCTGTCTTGAGCAGGTGCTCCTCCGCCTCCGTTTGGCAGCATGCCACATCGTGGGAGTGGCCCATCGAGATCATCTTTTCTCGAACGACATCGAGAACTCCATCATCATCTTCGATTACGAGTGCGTGCGGCATGATGCGAGTCAGGTGAACGGCTGAATTGGTAATTGAATATCAACGGTGAGCCCGACTCCTTCTGCCGATGACAGCATGAGCGTGCCCCCGTGGTCCTCCACATAGCGCCTGGCAATGGGCAATCCGTAGCCGTTGCCCTTGGATTTCGAGCTATGGCCGGGGATGAAATCCAACAACTTCTCCAGATCGCGCGCACTGACGCCGCCTCCCGTGTCTGCGATGGTCATGCGAAGGGTGTCCGCATCAATGGTTGCAGATACCTTCACTGAGCCCGGTCGGAACTTAAATCGTTGCTCATGGCATTCGATGCCGTTCTGTATCGTGTTGGTGAGCACCATC
It encodes the following:
- the drmA gene encoding DISARM system helicase DrmA, coding for MTPSQTRTDLAENLELDLIGPRNSHACANELLSDSPTQWYLTGFLVPVKADMDTKLDDTVQDEIDEAPVSGGYDDNAPVDRSASGGNYLPASMGLTVIVPAGAKEISVAVEWGDYIEEKYLAKGEKGEPKELYGYRRLPRAVTMSIALPSLHSSEAEELEIPGSKIKTGDAGGMMLTCIARPAQSHGALPPGCRAVTVFLVNNRVADKDHSYRACAYQAVLRVTCAEGLVGRPDLRGLATTLHSDPDHDLADLHFRDVLDYGIGHGVSVVYDSRPAAMVNSVETSWVPRYEVERVVASDIPQVEFSMQALASFTDAGLLGAALRPLVVQYRQWLEARLAEAQSLTTEKRRNVALNLVNEARAAADRIEQGIALLETNAEAFRAFTLANHCMLEAAARRLKEVPREKIKWRPFQLAFILLNLPGLADPHNDQRRMVELLFFPTGGGKTEAYLGLAAFQLLHRRLTYPGIRSAGVSVLMRYTLRLLTLDQLGRAAALICALELERRKDPATLGTWPFEIGLWVGSGATPNRLGHQGYSGPGKDDTAYIKTKRFRENDLANPAPIPLESCPWCETRFGKTSFRMVPTEKAPTNLQITCHNYECQFSQGTGLPILTVDETIYRRLPAFLIATVDKFAALPWEGRAGALLGRVNYYDALGFYGPMDAPKGTKMEDVLPGPDLIIQDELHLISGPLGTIAGVYEVAIEKLCERFSIDGQKVRVPKIIASTATVRRANRQIQALFGRPTTRIFPSPGTSRHDSFFAKTVAINPEDGQTNGRLYLGVAAQGRSLKKVFLRVALAIMSRTQTLYSGSDPEAKACADPYMTLLGYFNSLRELGGSRRIVEDEVLMQLDRFANRQRLEPADPIFSNRSIDMSQIRELTSRVSTKDIAATKEKMGKPHSDGEGCDVVLATNMISVGLDVTRLGLMLVLGQPKGSSEYIQATSRVGREVTRPGLVITLLNPHKPRDRSHFEQFQLYHQSFYRSVEATSVTPFSPRALDRALGAAMVGMIRHAVESMTPALGAQRILSPELNARLEQFCQLMAERARDHRPDDLPSMPASQVYHYVLNRCRVMVDDWKAIATEWRNQHNSSIQYQREDRQSGAAALLHDFLDTAVENLPEQFRKFRANRSMRDVETSTELSVKELNEPITGGIHAAPVPAQPNA
- the drmC gene encoding DISARM system phospholipase D-like protein DrmC → MNPFVELSLSQLESLRSAFQNGALKYGANAEGLRQQTLSAKQAQHLDKYLKERELSPAASIAIIEAILQTREGASNLALAQTLVVTGPEIENTEILKTGSRFIEVVQHARRELMLATFALYQGDQILAPIYQAMVQNPKLNVTLILNVPRKYGDTTLTEQVIEAYRRDFLTKHWPWEIRPKVYHFPASLHLKASDRASMHCKFVLADEERCFVTSANFTEAAQKKNIEVGIELSGSYEPKALSTYFKALIQGEILARLI
- a CDS encoding response regulator; this encodes MPHALVIEDDDGVLDVVREKMISMGHSHDVACCQTEAEEHLLKTAYDYILLDLAIPVAYKGRPDREYGRNLLHKIKGELGHSLTPVVVMTANDIDSYHLAVELLKEGAEDFVGKPFGEKHPLEKKIRTALEKHPARDACAEKSDPVTKSDRPCQPLREVFLDFYPDRVELSGHKLSGPANSTQTRKVLDLLKHKTLTADRKAYDGNYIGKHALGIHDNGQKAAADAVRQIREAAQRILKEKQHLECGGSDIITNRDKGYAFGPKIRVRDGGPDAEEAEKKKFTQKQIAALRELRRDRLLTRKMLGQRLNIRLDALDKEMGPLEQKGLVGRTGAGAAMRFELKLDPLAVGSPQNAMK
- a CDS encoding DUF1998 domain-containing protein, with protein sequence MSIQQLRSSQLITTFGTGAMVDLPDAAVIISGPDHWTYREDQIADHLIREPRLSKRVAEYLNQAFGHTLSDVELRRPPRMRESFQYTGATPLVTGWKFPEWYVVQKIEDRQGAKGRRLVGKHLLERNGDYRDQQGKSHKVVPIRFVRACESGHVDDIDWLAFVHHKTSRNCPKAMQGLYLVERGNSGALSDIVISCECGESRTLAAAQKDQHSLGSCTGRRPWLGPLSREQCGRVSRLLVRSASNAYFPQLYSVISIPERSSALATVLRKFEADLQIVTSVEILAMARLMNGALNASLGGRSNQEVFEALELLRSNASQQDMSAKTLEFAAITGPVEPMENDQHDGDFLIRHLPPELWQDDALLAECLQQVVLVDRLREVVAQVGFTRFESAGKRLDGELDMDLNITPAPLAKDKINIIPAFENRGEGFFLHFSPERINAWMARKPVQERAEILRAGYALHAEAKQRDPNQFHGVAYYFLHTFSHLILQRISLECGYPASSIKERIYCNQALGHYGILLYTGTSDAEGTLGGLVEAAKCIRGIFRSTLESAAICSADPVCSNAKPQPNNPNHLLLGSACHCCTHLPETCCEQMNQYLDRALVIPTLEDLGCEFFSSQAL